A genome region from Ligilactobacillus cholophilus includes the following:
- the hflX gene encoding GTPase HflX codes for MKSVIIGGIENEQLNFDYTMEELANLANADNMEVVGEIRQNIEKPVSATYFGKGKVEEIREQAIALDAEALIVNDELLPTQIRNLEEETGLDIIDRTALILDIFASRAHTKVAKLQVKIAQLQYQLPRIRTASINKMDQQTAGGNTGGGFTNRGTGETQIELNRRTIQKQISALRKELKEVQRDTATQRKKRQKSDLKSVALVGYTNAGKSTTMNNILDYLEINDSKRVFEKDMLFATLDTYVRKITLPDKKAFILSDTVGFVSKLPHQLVEAFKSTLLEAAEADLLIQVVDISDPNYRQMIQTTEDTLRDIGVDNIPMIYAFNKADKANIPYPTLESNQFTYCAKDQKSITMLLDLLHKELFKDYQTKKFLIPFNQGKYIDILNQQANIKETEYQNDGTLITADVSPKLKQQLASFIVDEDK; via the coding sequence ATGAAATCAGTTATAATTGGTGGAATCGAAAACGAACAGCTTAATTTTGACTATACAATGGAAGAATTAGCGAATTTAGCCAATGCAGACAACATGGAAGTCGTTGGCGAGATCCGCCAAAATATTGAAAAACCTGTTTCTGCAACCTATTTTGGTAAAGGAAAAGTTGAAGAAATTCGTGAACAAGCAATTGCTTTAGACGCTGAAGCTTTAATTGTTAATGATGAACTTTTACCAACTCAAATTCGTAATCTTGAGGAAGAAACAGGACTAGATATTATTGATCGCACTGCTTTAATTTTAGATATTTTTGCTTCACGAGCACATACAAAAGTTGCAAAATTACAAGTAAAAATCGCACAACTACAATATCAGCTACCTCGAATCAGAACCGCAAGCATTAATAAAATGGATCAACAAACTGCTGGTGGTAATACAGGTGGTGGATTCACTAACCGTGGTACTGGTGAAACTCAAATTGAATTAAACCGGCGTACAATTCAAAAACAAATTTCTGCATTACGTAAGGAACTAAAAGAAGTCCAACGTGATACAGCCACACAACGTAAAAAGCGTCAAAAATCTGACTTAAAATCAGTTGCTTTAGTTGGGTATACTAATGCTGGTAAATCAACAACTATGAATAATATTCTTGATTATTTGGAAATTAATGATAGCAAACGCGTTTTTGAAAAAGACATGCTCTTTGCTACGTTAGATACATATGTCCGTAAAATCACTTTACCTGATAAAAAAGCATTTATCTTAAGTGATACCGTTGGATTTGTATCTAAATTACCTCACCAATTAGTTGAGGCCTTTAAATCAACATTATTAGAAGCTGCTGAAGCAGACCTCTTAATTCAAGTAGTCGATATCTCTGATCCAAATTATCGTCAAATGATTCAGACAACGGAAGATACATTACGCGATATTGGAGTTGATAACATTCCAATGATTTATGCTTTTAATAAAGCTGACAAAGCAAATATTCCTTATCCAACATTAGAAAGTAACCAGTTTACTTACTGTGCTAAAGACCAAAAATCAATTACTATGTTACTTGATTTATTGCATAAAGAATTATTTAAGGACTATCAAACTAAGAAGTTTCTTATTCCGTTTAACCAAGGCAAATACATTGATATTTTAAATCAACAAGCAAACATTAAAGAAACTGAATACCAAAATGATGGTACTTTAATTACCGCTGATGTTTCGCCTAAATTAAAACAACAATTAGCATCTTTCATAGTTGATGAAGATAAATAA
- a CDS encoding guanylate kinase yields the protein MKHLIILCGASGTGKTTIQQYLKDKYQMPRVITHTTRKKRDNEIDGVDYYFETDKSFDQKHYFESVNYDGKKYGSSQEALQEAWKKSDFATLVVDTPGAISYVKALGNQVTVFHIQVSDLKELKKRLIKRGDNAELVKQRLASKESQRDLNVPIEIKQNTIIIHNDDWNLTKKKIDQAVQKIQQKFQ from the coding sequence ATGAAACATTTGATAATTCTATGTGGTGCTTCAGGTACTGGTAAAACAACGATTCAACAATATTTAAAAGATAAATATCAGATGCCACGTGTAATTACACATACTACAAGAAAAAAACGAGATAACGAGATTGATGGAGTAGATTATTATTTTGAAACTGATAAAAGCTTTGATCAAAAGCACTATTTTGAATCTGTAAATTACGATGGGAAAAAATATGGGTCATCACAGGAAGCGTTACAAGAAGCTTGGAAAAAATCTGATTTTGCCACATTAGTTGTAGACACACCAGGAGCAATTTCATATGTAAAAGCTTTAGGAAATCAGGTAACTGTGTTTCATATTCAAGTAAGTGATTTAAAAGAATTGAAAAAAAGATTAATTAAACGAGGAGATAATGCTGAGTTAGTTAAGCAAAGATTGGCTAGCAAGGAAAGTCAGAGAGATTTAAATGTACCAATTGAAATCAAACAAAATACGATAATTATACATAATGATGACTGGAATTTAACTAAAAAAAAGATTGATCAAGCGGTTCAAAAAATTCAGCAAAAATTTCAGTAA
- a CDS encoding DUF6681 family protein, translated as MFTFLDMIRASLNYVNLSTVLKNRIYTILATIGNFYLLYVAIKFYINGYFLRGTLFLLAFIGILYFSYLNLLYYFTKTKKSKIDVSPWIEKKLHLQGQDPMSAAEAEKRELMPGYVQTNGIFKNENFLPAAVVHSGTQHHNIQELAQQLTRMGYLKLDYGGLSEAEIYEKLEKLNKPQKALSAPVALPYFELAQKGNSLVIYGGLNQIERKELATIREVGLLSAREAMKKYQLYLATAVITGGPEKILGRSGLIEKNNPFTLDVQIAYRKKETADSSSQQSRVGGTNSGFSETVEETSTMSRSQHETVETKVPNKHWRSRR; from the coding sequence ATGTTTACATTTCTTGATATGATTCGAGCTTCTTTAAATTATGTCAATTTAAGTACAGTTTTAAAGAATCGAATTTATACTATTTTAGCTACTATTGGTAATTTTTATTTACTATATGTTGCAATAAAATTTTATATTAATGGGTATTTTCTTCGTGGTACTTTATTTTTGTTAGCGTTTATTGGAATTTTATATTTTTCATATTTGAATTTACTTTATTATTTTACAAAAACAAAAAAATCTAAAATTGATGTTTCTCCTTGGATAGAGAAAAAATTACATTTGCAAGGACAAGATCCAATGTCAGCTGCAGAAGCAGAAAAACGAGAGTTAATGCCTGGATATGTACAAACTAATGGGATTTTTAAAAATGAAAACTTTTTACCAGCAGCAGTTGTGCATTCAGGAACACAACATCATAATATTCAAGAATTGGCACAGCAATTAACACGAATGGGATACTTAAAATTAGATTATGGTGGATTAAGTGAAGCTGAAATTTACGAAAAATTGGAAAAGCTTAATAAACCACAAAAAGCATTAAGTGCTCCAGTTGCATTACCTTATTTTGAATTAGCACAAAAGGGAAATTCATTAGTAATATATGGTGGTTTAAACCAAATTGAGCGAAAAGAACTTGCAACCATCCGTGAAGTAGGATTATTGAGTGCAAGAGAAGCAATGAAAAAGTATCAATTATATTTAGCAACAGCAGTAATTACAGGCGGTCCTGAAAAAATTTTAGGTCGAAGTGGTTTAATTGAAAAGAATAATCCATTTACTTTAGATGTACAAATTGCATATCGTAAAAAAGAAACTGCTGACAGCTCATCACAACAAAGTCGTGTGGGAGGCACTAACTCAGGCTTTTCTGAAACAGTAGAAGAAACTTCCACAATGTCACGGTCTCAACATGAAACTGTGGAAACTAAAGTTCCTAACAAACATTGGAGAAGTCGAAGATAA
- the yjeM gene encoding glutamate/gamma-aminobutyrate family transporter YjeM yields the protein MENRKKMSVMALVLMIFASIFGLGNVTTAYYQMGYGAIIWYIAGAILFFIPTSLMFAEYGSALKGSQGGIYSWLETSLGEKPAFIGAFVWYAAWVITLLSQFSTICIPISGLIFGKDTTQSWHLLGLNSTETLGIIGIGLLCLITWLASRGFDKIEKVASASGIVILAISGLFIAASILMLFFNHGHLAQPISVHAMVSSPNSQFKSPIAILSFFVYAVFAYAGMETMGGTIDQVDKPERNFPRGIIYAGIGMISIYALGIFLWGVTANWNKVLGANSTNLGNITLVLMQNLGYTIGREIFHLSVHQALIIGNWTNRLIGFEEMMSLFGSMIFLIYSPLKTILMGSPKRLWPEKLTKLNDHKMPAFAMWMQAIVMGVVIFGVSFGGRDAQQFYTVLTDMNNVTSSVPYLFLIFAFPFFKRVQNLNRPFEVFKNQRVTDTICAISWITIFFGIIFTIIQPVMQHDGYTAFWTAFGPVFFALVGWLFYRHAVRNEETVAQEELD from the coding sequence ATGGAAAATCGAAAGAAGATGTCAGTAATGGCCCTTGTATTGATGATTTTTGCATCAATCTTTGGTCTGGGGAATGTAACTACTGCATATTATCAAATGGGGTATGGAGCAATTATCTGGTATATTGCAGGTGCCATTTTGTTCTTTATTCCAACCTCATTAATGTTTGCTGAATATGGTTCAGCATTAAAGGGTAGCCAGGGAGGAATTTATTCATGGCTTGAAACTTCACTTGGTGAGAAACCTGCTTTTATCGGAGCCTTTGTTTGGTATGCAGCTTGGGTTATTACATTGTTAAGTCAATTCTCAACAATTTGTATTCCAATTTCAGGATTGATTTTTGGAAAGGATACAACACAAAGTTGGCATCTTTTAGGTTTGAATTCAACTGAAACACTAGGAATTATTGGAATCGGATTATTATGTTTAATTACGTGGTTAGCTAGTCGAGGTTTTGATAAGATTGAAAAGGTCGCTTCGGCAAGTGGAATAGTTATCCTTGCAATTTCGGGATTATTCATTGCTGCAAGTATTTTGATGTTATTTTTCAACCATGGACATTTAGCTCAACCAATATCAGTTCATGCGATGGTTTCATCACCAAATTCACAATTTAAGTCACCAATTGCTATCTTATCTTTCTTTGTATATGCAGTTTTTGCATATGCAGGGATGGAAACTATGGGAGGAACAATTGATCAAGTTGATAAGCCTGAGCGTAATTTTCCTCGAGGAATTATTTATGCAGGAATTGGAATGATATCAATTTATGCTTTAGGAATTTTCCTTTGGGGTGTAACAGCTAATTGGAACAAAGTATTAGGAGCAAATTCAACAAACCTTGGAAATATTACATTAGTTTTAATGCAAAATCTTGGTTATACAATTGGACGTGAAATTTTCCACTTATCAGTTCATCAAGCTTTAATCATTGGAAATTGGACTAATCGACTAATTGGATTTGAAGAAATGATGTCACTATTTGGATCAATGATTTTCTTGATTTACTCGCCATTAAAAACTATTTTAATGGGATCTCCAAAGCGTTTGTGGCCAGAAAAGCTTACCAAGTTAAATGATCATAAGATGCCAGCTTTTGCAATGTGGATGCAAGCCATTGTGATGGGAGTTGTAATTTTCGGAGTTTCATTTGGTGGGAGAGATGCTCAACAGTTTTACACAGTTTTGACTGATATGAACAATGTTACCTCATCTGTACCATATTTATTCTTAATTTTCGCATTCCCATTTTTCAAGCGAGTTCAAAATTTAAATCGACCATTTGAAGTATTTAAGAATCAAAGAGTAACTGATACAATTTGTGCTATTAGTTGGATTACGATTTTCTTTGGCATTATCTTTACTATTATTCAACCAGTTATGCAACATGATGGTTATACTGCCTTTTGGACAGCATTTGGGCCTGTATTCTTTGCTCTTGTAGGTTGGTTATTCTACCGGCATGCAGTTCGGAATGAAGAGACTGTGGCTCAAGAAGAATTGGATTAA
- a CDS encoding Fur family transcriptional regulator: MIDSALQILRQNNLKVTKQRKDLLAYLNQYQDKYINVSAVDEHMHKLYPRMSHNTIYRNIRDFNHLGIVELQTKRNVLQVKYQCDFKHVHHHHFICTNCGKVQELSQCPMEQFQRQLPGCKINGHKFEIYGICAECYEKFKN, encoded by the coding sequence ATGATTGATAGTGCATTACAAATTTTAAGACAAAACAATTTAAAAGTAACTAAGCAACGAAAAGATCTTTTAGCATACTTAAATCAATATCAAGATAAGTATATTAATGTATCCGCTGTAGATGAACATATGCATAAGTTATATCCTCGAATGAGTCATAATACAATATATCGAAATATTCGAGATTTTAATCACTTAGGAATTGTTGAGTTACAAACTAAAAGAAATGTATTACAGGTTAAATATCAATGTGATTTTAAACATGTGCATCATCACCATTTTATTTGTACTAATTGCGGAAAAGTTCAAGAATTGTCACAATGTCCGATGGAACAATTCCAACGGCAATTGCCAGGATGTAAAATTAATGGGCATAAATTTGAAATCTACGGGATTTGTGCGGAGTGTTACGAAAAATTCAAAAATTGA
- a CDS encoding sigma-70 family RNA polymerase sigma factor has translation MTNKKKCNNCKKFNCCCKKVIDNDYLLTVFTRYAPLVTKICSKYYINLYDLEDLMQEAFITCYKSLDSYNPNLDVSFGTFFYLNLERRFCSLLREQSSYKRKANLITTPFDPFIHNSKVPVEYKINRFDIEVTYFGKLEFKNIIKNLTSFENEILSLYFNTHLTPKQIANKLNITNNKVYNTLYKVRRELSKRLYES, from the coding sequence ATGACAAATAAAAAAAAGTGTAATAATTGTAAAAAATTTAATTGTTGTTGTAAAAAAGTAATTGATAATGATTACTTGCTTACAGTTTTTACTAGGTATGCACCTTTAGTAACTAAAATATGCAGTAAATATTACATAAATTTATATGATTTAGAAGATTTAATGCAAGAAGCTTTTATTACTTGTTATAAATCACTTGATAGTTATAATCCTAATTTAGATGTATCCTTTGGAACTTTTTTCTATTTAAATCTTGAACGTAGATTTTGCAGCTTACTTAGAGAACAAAGTTCCTATAAAAGAAAGGCTAACTTAATAACAACTCCTTTTGATCCTTTTATTCATAATTCAAAAGTGCCTGTAGAATACAAAATTAATCGTTTTGATATTGAAGTAACTTATTTTGGGAAATTAGAATTCAAAAACATTATTAAAAATCTGACTTCATTTGAAAATGAAATTCTTTCTTTGTATTTCAATACTCATTTAACTCCCAAACAAATTGCTAATAAATTAAATATCACTAACAATAAAGTATATAATACTTTATATAAAGTTAGACGAGAACTATCAAAAAGGCTATATGAAAGTTAA